Part of the Haloarchaeobius litoreus genome is shown below.
AAGCGCCTCGACGCCGCGTCGAGTCCTTGCTAACCGGACGTAATTAGCAGTCACTTATGAATTTTTCGCCGGTTATTAAGTAGAGGGTCGTCCCGGTTTCACCGGACGAGAGCCTGCTGTCACGGACCAAACCCCTTGGTAACACTCCCCAATAAATAAATACTCACGCGTCAGAGTCTGGCACATCCGATGCAAGGTGGACTACTGCTACAGGTCGCCGGACAGCTGGAGCCCGATGGGAGCCGGGCGGAGGTGTTCGGTACGATCTTCGAGGTGTTCCTGATCCTCGGCACCGTGGTCGGTGTCGTCGTTATCGGGTACATGCTGTACAACGCGTACAAGTACCGCGACGACGGGACCGCCCCGGCCGAGGACGAAGTCGACCGGCCCACGCTCGGGGAGCTGCCGGAGGGGGGTGGTCACGGACGGAAGCTGCTGCTCTCGTTCACGCTCAGCGCCATCATCGTCCTCTCGCTCATCCTCTGGACGTACTGGGCGCTGCTGTACGTCGAGGCGGGGGCGGCCCAGCCCGCCGAACCCGAGCTGGAGGACGGGACGACGGTGGACGTCACCGGCTACCAGTTCGGGTGGCGTTTCGAGTACCCCAACGGCAACACGAGCGAGGGGACGATGTACGTGCCAGAAGGTGAGCGCGTCCGTATCGTGGTGACCTCAGCGGACGTGATGCACAACTTCGGCATCCCCGCGTTCCAGACGAAGACGGACGCCATCCCCGGCCAGACCACGCGCACCTGGTTCGGCCCGGTGGACGAAGGACAGTACACGATCAAGTGCTACGAGCTCTGCGGCGCCGGCCACTCCTACATGACGGGGACGGTGGCGGTCATCGACGCCGACGAGTACGAGCGGATGTTCGAGGAGCCGATGAACGGTACGAACTCGACCGACGGCGGCAACGCGAGCGTCGCACCTGCGACGGCGACCGACGGGAGTGCCGCACCGGCAGTCGCCGTGCCGACTGACGGCGGCGCGACGACGACACTGGCCGCACGACCAGCAGCCACGGAGGGTGTTCTCAGGGCATGACCGACGACGAACACGAGACGACGACGGACGGTACCGACGACGAACCGACTGTGGACGACGGCGGCACGGCCAGTGACGGCGGGCTCGTCGATGACGACCGGTTCCCCACCGGCGGGGTCCCCGACACCTCCCACGAGGACGACGACGAGCACGGGCTCCCACCGACGTACTCCATCCGGCGCTGGTTCGTCACGACCAACCACAAGGACATCGGGCTGCTGTACACGGTGACAGCCCTGTTCTTCCTCATCTTCGGCGGGCTGCTGGCGCTACTGATGCGCCTCGAGCTGTGGGCCCCCGGCGCGAACGTGATGTCGGCCGGCTCGTACAACCAGGCCGTCTCCGCGCACGGGCTCATCATGGTGTTCTGGTTCCTCTCGCCGCTGGCCTTCGGCTTCGCGAACTACATCGTCCCGCTGCAGATCGGGGCGAAGGACCTCGCGTTCCCCCGGCTGAACGCGCTCTCGTACTGGCTGTACCTCTTCTCGGGCATCCTCATGGGCATCTCCTTCTTCCAGGGGAGCACGTTCAACGGCGGCTGGACGATGTACGCACCGCTGAACATGCCGGTCTACACGCCCGAGATAGGGGGGACGACGACGGTGCTGGCGTTGATACTGTTCGTCGCCTCCGCGACGGTCGGCTCCGTCAACTTCCTGACCACGATGCATCGCATGCGTGCGGAGGGGATGACCCTCCGTCGGATGCCCATCTTCACGTGGTCGATCCTGCTGACGGTGTGGATGATGCTCTTTGCGTTCGCGGCGCTGCTGGCCGCGCTGATGCTGCTCAGCTCCGACCGGCTCATCGGGACGGGCTACTTCGCGGAGAGCAGTCCCGGCGGGGCGATGCTGTGGGCGCACCTGTTCTGGTTCTTCGGCCACCCCGAGGTGTACATCGTCTTCTTCCCCGCCCTCGGCGCGATGGCGGAGATATTCCAGACGTTCACGGGTCGCCGTCTCGTCGGCCGGAAGTGGTTCATCGGAGCGATGCTGCTCGTCGCCATCCAGAGCTTCGTCGTCTGGATGCACCACATGTTCCTGACGAGCATCAACCTCGAGATCAAGACGCTGTTCATGGCGACGACCATCGGAATATCACTACCCTTCGACCTGATGGTGTTCTCGCTGATCTACACCATGTTGAAGGGGAAGATACGGTTCAAGACGCCGTTCCTCTTCGGCTTCGGCGCGCTGGTGCTGTTCATCCTCGGGGGCATCACGGGTGTCTTCCTCGGCGCGGTCGTGCTCGACTACACGCTCCGGGGCACCTACTGGGTCGTCGCGCACTTCCACTACGTGATGGTCGGCGGCGTGACGGCACTGGTCGGAGGCCTCTACTACTGGTTCCCGAAGATGACCGGCAGGATGTACGACGAGTCGCTCGGGAAGGTCCACTTCGCGATGTACTTCGTCGGGTTCAACCTGCTCTACTTCCCGATGTTCCTCGCCTGGGAGACGCCGCGTCGGGTGTTCGAGTACGCGCCCGGACTCACCGGCTGGCACCAGCTCTCGACGGTCGGGGCGTTCCTGCTCGGCTCGTCGTTCCTGGTGATGTTCTACAACCTGTTCAAGAGCGCGTTCGTCGGCGACGAGGTCGACGGACAGCCGTGGGACTTCGCCTCCACGGCCGAGTGGACGGTGCCGTCGCCGCCGCCGCTCGAGAACTTCCCCGGCGTGCCGACGTACGCGAGCGGCCGGCTGGAGTTCGAGGACGGCGGCTCCGCCCAGACCGACGGCGGCGCGGTCCACGGCAAGGCAGCCGCGCTCCCCGGTAGCGAGGCGACGGAGGTGGACCACGACGAGCACGCGGAGAGCCACGCGAGCATCTGGCCGTTCGTCCTCGGGGCCGGCGGCTTCCTCGTGTTGCTCGGTCTCTCCGGGCTGCAACGCGGCTACTTCCCCTCGGGCACGACGGGCGGACTGTACATCGGGACCGCGGTCGTCGGCGGCGTCGTCACGTTCGGCAGCCTCGTGGCGATGACCCGCGAGCGGTTCCACGGTCCCGAGGGACCGTTCGGCGAGAGCTGGCCGTTCAGCACCGTCGAGAACACGAAGCTGGGGCTGTGGATCTTCCTCGCCTCCGACGTCATCCTCTTCGGTGCGTTCATCGGCGCGTACGTGTTCTCGCGGGTGGCGTACGGCTGGACCGACTGGCACCACCTCATCCCGGCGGAGCACGTGGTGTTGCCCGGACTCATCAACACCTACCTGCTGTTGACGAGCTCGTTCGCGGTCGTCATCGCGATGGAGTTCGCCGAACGCGAGAACCGCCTCGGCGTCGTCAGCTCGCTGCTGGCGACGGTCGGCCTCGGCGTGGGCTTCCTCGTCAACAAGGGCATCGAGTGGCAGCACCTGTTCCACATCTCCACCGACGCGTTCTCGGCCGGGTGGGACCCCGGGACGAACATCGCGTCGACGACGTTCTACGTCACGACGGGCCTGCACGGCCTGCACGTCATCGTGGGCCTCATCATCGCCGGCTACATGATCATCAGGGCGTGGGGCGGTGCCTACATGGGCGACGACAAGCCCATCGAGTACTTCGGCCTGTACTGGCACTTCGTCGACATCGTCTGGCTGTTCCTGTTCCCGCTGTTCTACATCGTGTGATACCCATGTCCAGAGCAAAACTCTACACCGCGATATACGTCGTCCTGTTCGTGCTGGCGACCGTGCAGGTCGTCGTCGAGCAGGCCGGCTACCTGGAGGAATCGTACTGGCTGGCGTTCTGGGCCATCATGGTCCTGTCGGCGGTGAAGGCCGTCGTCGTCGCCGGCTGGTACCAGCACCTGCGCTGGGAGCCACGGTCGCTGACGACGCTGATGCTACTCGGCCTGCTCGGCGCGGTCGCGCTGACCGTCGCCGCGTCGTACTCCATCCTGTGACGGCGGCTCTCGTTTTCGCGCCTCGATCCCACAGCGACAGCTGTAGCACCGCAAGCACGACGTGGCCGGCGGCCCACGGTCCACCCATGCAGATCCGTGTCGCGACCGAGGACGACGTCGAGGCGATTGGGCGGGTCCACGAGGCGTCCATCCGCGGACTCGGGTCGCGGACGTACGACGACGAGCAGGTCGGGGCGTGGGCGGCGGGCGTCGAATCGGCCGACTACTCGGCAGTCACGGACGAGAACTTCTACTTCATCGTCGCGGAGGCGGGGTCGGCGGCCGTGGACGACCATCCGGTCGTCGGCTTCGGCACCCTCGCCCGGCGCGAGCCCGACGGCTACGAGGCCGACGTGGACGCCGAGGTGACCGCCGTCTACGTCCACCCGGACGTGGCCCGGGGCGGGGTCGGCACCGCACTCCTCGACGACCTCGAACGGCAGGCTCGCGCGGAGGGCTTCCGAAGCCTCGGGCTCACGGCCTCGACGAACGCGGTGCCGTTCTACGAGGCCCACGGCTACGAGCGAATTCGGGAACGGCGGCACGAGTTCTCGGGGCACGAGGGCCTTGGCGTCGAGGGAACGGTCGTCGAGATGTGGAAGACGCTCGACTAGCGGGCGCAGGTCGCCCGGACCGTCGACGCCAGCGTCACCGAACTCGCGGTCAGCAGCCCGATGGCGGCGACGAGGAAGAGCGTCGCGAGCGGCGACTCCGGGTCGGTGAACGCCCAGTACAGCGGGCTGGCGGACGCGCCGAGCGCCGCGCTGGCGATGCCGTACAGCGCCGGCCCACAACAGCAGCAGGCGGTTGCACCGGTCGTCGCGAGCGCGCCGGAGACGCCGGTGACGGTCCCCCCGTCGGTCGCGGCGGCACGGCCGTCGTCGTGGTCGTCCCCCGCCGTCCGCCAGACAGTCGTGCCGAGCGCGGCGTTGATGCCGACGAGTCCCGCGAGTATGGCGAGCGTGATACCCGTTCCGACCGACAGCGCCGCGAACAGCGGGACGCCGGGACGGTACACCTCGATGGCCGGCCAGGAGACCAGCGGGCTGACGAACGTCGTCAGGACCGCGAACGGCTCGCCGCCGGCCTGCGGGACCGGGTCGGGATTGAACGTGGCGAGGCCGGACGAGAGCGCGAAGAAGCCGGCGAAGGCGACGGCCGCAACCGAGCCCACGAGCCGTCCACGGGTGTCGACACGGGCGAGTGCGGGCCGAAGCTCCGTCCAGTGGACGTAGCCCAGCAGCGCCGGCACCGCGAGCACGAGCAGGTAGCCGAGCGGATTCCGGGAGGCGTCGCCCGGCAGTAGCGCGGGGTAGGCCACCCAGAAGCCGAGCACGGTGCCCAGGACCGGGTAGGCGTGGCGGTCGCCCCACCGGAGCTGGTAGGCGAGTACGCTGCCGAGCGCGAGTGCCATCCCGCCGAACACCGTCAGGACCGGGTAGAACTGCCGCGGGAGTGGCGTCGTCGAGAGCGGCTCGACCTGTATCTCGACGAGGCCCACCGTCGCGAGCGCCGACAGCGAGACCCCGACCACGAGCAGCCCCGCGCTCGTGCGTGGGTCGGGTCGCTGGCCGGTCCGGTCGAGCCACGCGACCCAGGCGAGGAGCGCGACCCCGACGAACAGCGTCCCGAGCAGCAGCAGGTGGGGCGTGCCGCCGTGGACGGTGCCCTCGTGGGCGCTCGCCGTCGGGACCAGCGTCGTGGCCGCGAGCCCGATGGCGAGCGTCGTGAGCGTCCGACGGTGCGGGTTCACAGGCTCAACACCACCATGTAGACGAGGACGAGCACGGCGTAGAGGCTGGCGAGCCCAGCGATGACCTTCAGGTGGTAGACGAACAGCTCGTCGGTCTCGGCCTCGACGGCGTCCTCGTAGCGTCCGCGTTCCTCGTCGGTCAGATCACCGGCGTGGACCTCGCCGAGGTGGAGGTCGTGGTGCGTCGTCGTCGGGAACGGCCGGCCGCATCGGTCACAGGTCGCCGCCGGCTCCTCGCCGGCGGGAACGTCGTACGTGGGCGGGTCGTGGCCCGGACGGTCGGCCTTCGACGACTGCGGGGACTCCTCGGTCGCGGGCGTGCCGTCGGTCGGGTGGTCGTGTGTCGTGGTCATACTGGTGGGGAGACGTAGGGCTGGCCGAGCAGCCACATGCTGATCATCGTGTAGAACACCATCACGAGGGCGAACGGGTACTGGCTGCGGATGGGCTGGAGCCGGCCGGTGAACGTCTCGAAGGCGATGGAGTGGGCGACCCAGATGGCGAGCAGGTGCCCGAGGACGACGAACGCCAGCCCCATCGAGCCGAACCAGTCCGGCAGCACGGCCACGGGGACGTTCTGTGGCGGCGTGAACGGGTCCAGCGCGAGCACCTCGACGGTCGGGACGAAGGTGAGGAAGTAGCCGAGGAAGTGCGCGAGGTGGTAGCCGGCGGCGATGGGCACCAGCGAGCCGACGAACCGGCGCTCGACCGTGCCCGCGGTGACGTAGCTCCCGGCGGTCCGACGGCCGACACGTGCCGCGAGCCGGTAGACGCCGAGGAACAGCGCGTAGCCCGCCACGATGGCGACGACGTACACCGCGAGTGCGGGCACGCCGACGTCGGCGAGCGTCCGGACCGTCGACGCGAACACCGGCGTCGACACCAGCCCGTCGAACGAGGTCGCCCAGACGAGCGCGACGACGAACCGCACGTCTGCCCGGGTCGCGCCGTCGGCGTCGTGGACGAGGCGCGAGCCGGGCAGCTCGACCGCGAACCCGTCGTCCGTCCGCTGGAACGGGGCGAGCCTGCCGTAGACGCGGAACACCCGGGAGATGGGGTCGACGGATTCGTACCACGCCGGGCCGAAGACGGCCGCGCCGGCGAGGGTGACGCCGGTGTAGGCGAGGACGACGGTCGCGAGCAGGGGAGGGTCGGAGGCGACCGGCGTGACGACCTCCAGCCAGACCATCCCGAGCAGCCCGGCCGTCGCCGGCCAGCCGCGGCTCCACGCGGGCAGGTCGCGCTCGCTCACACGTGGGAGGACCGTGCTGATGGCACGCCACGGGTTGACCGCGGGCCAGCTGTTCCCGAGCAGGTACACCGACGCGGTGTAGCCGGCCCACCAGACCGCCCAGACGGCGATGATGGCGAGGTTCCGGCGGGGGTCGGCCGGCGCGACGAACGCGACGGCGAGCAGCAACAGGAGTGCGGCGACGCTCCCGAGGCGGAGGCCGCGGACGACCCACCGCCACAGCGACGCTGTCGACGGGAGCCCGAGCCGCCGGTCGTTGAGCCACGCGATGAACTCGTGGTCGGTCGCGAAGCTCGTGAACAGGAACGACGCGCCGACGAGGCCGCCCCCGGAGACGGCGACGAGCCAGAACGGCACCGACGTCGAGGTGAGCGAGCCGGCGAGCGAGCCCGAGTGCGCGAGCACGGGCTCTGCGAGCAGGGTCGCGGCGAGGACGGCGAGGAGCACCCGTGCCGCCTCACGCCGAGGCACGCACGCTCACCCCTGGTCGCCAGTAGAGCAGCGCGACGGCGACGACGAAGACGAGCGTCGAGGCGTCGAGCGAGAAGGCATAGACGGTGCCGAGCGCGGCGGTCGTGCTGCCGGTCAGACTCGCACCGACGGAGGAGACGATGGGGAGGGCACAGCTCACGCAGGAGAACAGACCCACGAGCCCGCCGACGGACGAGCTGGCGGCCTCGACGACGGTCGCGTACACCAGATACGAGAGCGCGAGGTAGCCGAGCACCCGGAACGGGACGAGCGTCACGTGGCCGAAGGGCGCGACGTACGCGATGATGGGCCCCCAGCCGGGCGAGGCGAGCCGCACCGAGAGGCCGGTCGCCTCGGCACCCACGTCGTGCAGGCCGACGATGCCGACGAGCCAGGCGAGCAGCGCGAGGTAGCCGACGGCGACGGCGGCTGCGGCGACCTTCGTCCGTTTCGAGCCGGCGACGGGTGCGGTGTGGACGACCGCGTACGCGGCCACGTTGATCCAGACGAAGGGGTAGACGACGTAGCGCAGGTCGAGCACCCGTTCGCCGGTCGCGACGAAGTACGCCGCGAGCACGAGCAGTTCGACGGCGACCAGCAGGAGGAGCCAGAGCGTGCGCTCGCTGGGGAGCGTCTCGGGGTCGACGGTCGCCGTGTTCGCGGCCATCGTCAGGCGAGGAGGAGACTGGCCGTGATGGCGAAGAGCAACAGCGCGCCGAGCGCCCACGCACTCAGCATCGCCGCCACCGCGTTCGTGTGCCCGCGTGCGCGACTGGAGGTGAACGTGCCATAGCCGACGTACCCGACGAGCAACAGGACGCCGACACCGACGAGGACGACGCTCACGACGGCCTGCTGTGCTGCGGTCCCGGAGACGAACACGACGACGCTCGCGGCCACCGCGACGACGACGAGCAGGAACGAGAGCACCCAGACGAGTGGACTCCCCTTCAGCGACCGCAACATGGAGCTGTCCGCACTGCCGCCCGGTGCGTACCCTTTCCAGGCCCGACTCGCCAGAAAGCCGACGACGGCGACGAGGAACACCGCCATGACTGCAGAGACCCCGACCAGGTATGACATGGTATGTGGTCACAGTAATCATCCATCGCATTTAACAGTGCCGTCCAGAACAGCACGGGACCAACAGCCGGCGTCCACTCGTGGCCCGACACGTGACGCTGGACCATGGGACCGATTCACTTACTCGGAAATGAATTAATTTGGGGAACTATTAAGTAGGACCTTGCGTAAAGAATGGGTACGTCTCACATAGAGACACGTGGTGGCATGACAGGACACGATTCGGACTCCGGCGTTTCGCGGCGTACCGTTCTCAAGACAACCGGTGCAGCGGGTGCGGCCGGCATGGCCGGCCTCTCCGGCTGCCTCAGCGGGCTGACGGGCGGCGGCGAGCCCGAACCGCTCGAACTGCTCCACGCCTGGAGCGGGGGCGACGGTGCGGCGGCCATCGAGGCCCTGTTCGAGGGCTTCCAGGAGCAGCACCCGGACATCGAGCTCACCAGCGAGGGGATCGAGGGCGCGGCGACCCAGAACCTCGGACAGGTGATCAACGAAGCCATCCGCAACGACGAACCGCCGAGCACTTGGCAGAACTGGCCGGGGCAGGCGCTCACCCCGTTCGTCGAGGCGGACGCACTCGGCGACATCACCGACTCCGTCTGGAGCGAGAACGAGATGGAGTCGGCCTACCGCGAGGGCCCGAAAGAGCAGGCGAAGGGTGGCACCGACAACTACGTCTCGGTGCCCATCAACATCCACCGCATCAACAACCTGTTCTACAACACGAGCGTCGTCGAGGAGGCGGGCGTCGACCCGACCAGCCTCTCCTCGCCGTCGGACGTGGTCGACGCGTGTGCGACCATCGCGTCCGAGACCGACGCGGTCCCCTTCGCGCACCAGACGAACGGTCTCTGGTCGACGGCCCAGCTCTGGGCGACCGTGCTGCTGGCCGACTCCGGACACGGCGCGTACCAGAGCTTCTACGAGGGCAACCCGGACCGCGAGGCCGTCGTCTCCGCGCTCGAGATCGTCGCCGACCTCAGCGAGTACTACCCCGACGACGCATCCAGCATCGCGTTCACCGACGCGAACAACATGGTGATGAACGGTGAGGCCGCCTTCATCCACCAGGGTGACTGGGCCGCCGGCGCGTACCGCAACACCGACGGCTTCGAGTACGGCGAGCACTGGAGCTACGTGCCGTTCCCCGGGAGCGAGCACAGCTACCAGCTGAACATGGACGCGTTCCCGTACCCGTCCGACAACCCGACGCCGGACGAGACGCAGACGTTCCTCCAGTACTGTGGCAGCAAGGACGCCCAGATCCGGTTCAACCGCGCCAAGGGCTCCATCCCGCCGCGTGGTGACGTCGACCCCTCGGAGTTCCCGCAGTTCCAGCAGGACCAGATCGAGGACTTCGGCAGCGTCGACCACCAGCCGCCGTCCATCCATCACGGCCTCGCGCTGCCCCCGGCGACCAAGACCAGTGTCGACGAGGCCATCGGGGCGTTCATCGGCAACTACGACGTCGAGACGGCCGCCGACGAGCTCGTCTCCGCGGTCCAGTAAACCGAGCATCTCCTATGGACGCAATACGTTCGTGGTTGCGCAGACGACGCTCCAACGACGGCTCGGAGCGGGAGCTCCGGACCGACGGCGGTGTCACAGGGGCACCCGAGCGCGAGGAGGGGCTCATCGCACGCTACCGCCGGAGCGACGCCGTCAGGTCGGCCCCGTTCTGGCTGCCGGCGTTCCTGCTCGTCGGTCTGTTCGTCTACGGTGCGATCTTCTGGAACATCCTCATCTCGCTGACGGACTACTCCGGACTTGGCGACCCGCAGTACGGGAGCTTCGACCTCGAGAACTACGGTCGGCTGTTCTCCGAGACCGGCTCGTACTCGTTCACCAACGCGTTCGTGAACACGGTCATCCTGTTGATCGCGTTCACCCTCATCTGTCTGGCGTTCGGGCTGGTCGTCGCCATCCTGGTCGACCGTGACATCCGATACGAGAACACGTTCCGGACGATCTACCTCCTGCCGATGAGCCTCTCGTTCGTCGTGACGGCGAAGATGTGGCTCTGGATGTTCAGCTCCGACGGGGGGCTCGTCAACGTCCTCCTCGGCGTCGTCGGCATCGGCCCCATCGACTTCATCCGGAACCCCGACCCGAACGTCCAGCTCGCGGCGGTGACGTTCGCGCTCATCTGGCAGTTCAGCGGCTACGCCATGGTCGTCTACCTCGCCGGACTGCGCGCCATCCCCGACGAGCACTTCGAGGCCGCCCGCGTCGACGGCGCGAGTCTCGTCCGGATGTACTGGCGGGTCATCATCCCCCAGCTCCGGACCGCGACCGTGAGCGCCTCGGTCGTCCTGATGGTGTTCGCGCTGAAGGCGTTCGACTTCCTGCGCGCGCTGTACGGGAGTAGCACGCCGTCGGTCGGGACCGACATCCTCGCGACGAAGATGGTCCGCGTGGCGTTCGACAACAACCAGGTCGCGTACGGCTCGGCCATCGCGGTCGTGCTGTTCGTCATGGCGTTCTCCATCGTCACGCCGTACCTGTACAGCGAGTACCGGCGGGGGGCACTATGAGCGGGCCCGACCAGGGGTCGACGCTCAGCCGCGTCGGCCTCTACGTCGTGCTCGTCGGGCTGGTGCTGTTCTACCTCCTGCCGCTGGAGGCCGGCATCGTGACCTCGTTCAAGACGACCGGGGCGTACGGCTCGACGCAGCCGTTCCTCCCCGCGTTCGACGGGCTGACCCTGGAGAAGTGGACCGGCGCGTTCGACGAGCTGTCCGGTGGGCTGTTCAACAGCGTCATCATGGCGGTCCCGGCGACCGCGATGTCTGCGCTCATCGGCAGCATGGCGGCCTACGGGCTGACCAACGTCGACTGGCGCGGCCAGGTCGGCATCTACACCCTGTTCATCGCGGGCATCTTCGTCCCGTACCAGGCGGTGCTGGTGCCACTGAAGCGGTTCTGGTCGCAGTGGGTCCCGCTCGACGTCTGGCTCGAACCGCTCTGGCTCCTGCCCGGACTGACGAGCGACCACGGCGGCCTGTTCGCGCTGATGATCACCCACGTCGCCTACGGCATCCCCATCTGTACGCTGCTGTTCCGGTCGTACTACAAGGCCGTCTCCGACGAGATGGTCGAGGCGGCCCGGCTCGACGGGGCGAGCATCCGGCGCATCTACCGACGCATCATCCTGCCGCTGTCGGTGCCGATGTTCGCCGTCGCGCTCATCTACCAGTTCACGCAGATCTGGAACGACCTGCTGTTCGCGCTCATCCTCATCGGGGGATCGGGCGACGCGGCGGTCGTCACACAGGAACTGGTCGGTGTCGGGCAGGCCCAGGAGGCGACCGACTTCCCGCTGCAGATGGCGGCGGCGTTCGTCACCGCCCTGCCGACGCTGCTGGTGTACATCTTCTTCGGCGAACAGTTCGCGAAGGGAGTGACCGCATGACCATGAACGCTTACACATTCGGACGACGGAGGTACACGCATGGCTGAACTCGAACTCGACGGCATCACCAAGGTGTTCGTCGAGGACGACGGGAACGAGATCGTGGCCGTCGACGACGTCGACGTGACCGTCGCCGACGGCGAGTTCCTCGTCCTCGTCGGCCCCTCGGGCTGTGGCAAGTCGACGACGCTGCGGATGGTCGCCGGCCTCGAGTCCATCACCTCGGGCGAACTGCGCCTCGCAGGTGAGCGCATCAACGAGCGCAAACCCGCCGACCGGAACACCGCGATGGTGTTCCAGTCGTACGCGCTCTACCCGCACATGACCGTCAAGCAGAACATGAGCTTCGGGCTGGAGGAGTCGACCGACATGCCCGACGACGAGATCGCGAAGACGGTCACCGAGGCCGCGGAGATGATGGGTATCGGCGACCTGCTCGACCGCAAACCCGGCGAGCTCTCCGGTGGTCAGCAACAGCGCGTCGCCCTCGGCCGCGCCATCGTGCGCGACCCCGAGGTGTTCCTGATGGACGAGCCGCTGTCGAACCTCGACGCGAAGCTGCGCTCGAAGATGCGCACCGAGCTGCAGCGGCTCCAGGACGACCTCGGCGTGACGACCGTCTACGTCACGCACGACCAGACCGAGGCGATGACGATGGGCGACCGGATCGCCATCCTCGACGACGGCGAGCTCCAGCAGGTCGGTACCCCGCTGGAGTGCTACCACCGGCCCGCGAACCGGTTCGTCGCGGACTTCATTGGCGACCCGTCGATGAACTTCTTCGACGTCGAGGTCCAGGGCGACCGACTGCTCGCGGACGAGTTCGCCTACCCGGTGTCGAGCGAGACGCTCTCGGCGGTCGACGACCGCACCGAGCTGACCCTCGGTATCCGGCCGGAGGACATCGAGCTCCGGACCGAGGCGACCGGCGCGCACGACTTCGAGACCGTCGTGGACGTCGTCGAGCCGACCGGCGACGAGAACAACCTCTACCTGACGTTCGACCCGGACGCGGCCGAGCCCGAGACGTTCATCGCCACGACCGGTGGCATGAACCGCGTCGAGGCCGGCCAGCCCATGGTCGCGCACATCCCGGAGGACGCCATCCACCTGTTCGACGCGGCCACCGGCGAGGCGGTGAAGAACCGCTCGCTGGACGACACCGCGGCGATCGGTCGCACGGTCTGAACCTCAGTTCTCCCTTCGTTTTCGCCCGTGCAGTTCCAGGTCGAGCCTGTCGCGGAGCGTCCGCTGGAGCGACGAGGCCGTCGACGCGTCGATGTCGAACGCCGTCGGTGTCGCGCTGACGAGCGTGCTCGAACTGGCGGTGTCGACGACGAGCGACGCCAGCGAGAGTCGTCGCTGGAAGACGGACGCCTGCCGGATGACGGTCTGGAGCCGGTAGTACGGGACGACCTGCGTGCGCCGTCGCCAGAAGCCGGTGCGGACGACGACGGTGTGGTCGCCGACGTGGTAGCCACGGTTCGCCCACTTCAGGTGCGCCGCCGGGGGAACGAGGAGGAACAGGACCGCGGGCAGGT
Proteins encoded:
- the coxB gene encoding cytochrome c oxidase subunit II; translation: MQGGLLLQVAGQLEPDGSRAEVFGTIFEVFLILGTVVGVVVIGYMLYNAYKYRDDGTAPAEDEVDRPTLGELPEGGGHGRKLLLSFTLSAIIVLSLILWTYWALLYVEAGAAQPAEPELEDGTTVDVTGYQFGWRFEYPNGNTSEGTMYVPEGERVRIVVTSADVMHNFGIPAFQTKTDAIPGQTTRTWFGPVDEGQYTIKCYELCGAGHSYMTGTVAVIDADEYERMFEEPMNGTNSTDGGNASVAPATATDGSAAPAVAVPTDGGATTTLAARPAATEGVLRA
- a CDS encoding cbb3-type cytochrome c oxidase subunit I, producing the protein MTDDEHETTTDGTDDEPTVDDGGTASDGGLVDDDRFPTGGVPDTSHEDDDEHGLPPTYSIRRWFVTTNHKDIGLLYTVTALFFLIFGGLLALLMRLELWAPGANVMSAGSYNQAVSAHGLIMVFWFLSPLAFGFANYIVPLQIGAKDLAFPRLNALSYWLYLFSGILMGISFFQGSTFNGGWTMYAPLNMPVYTPEIGGTTTVLALILFVASATVGSVNFLTTMHRMRAEGMTLRRMPIFTWSILLTVWMMLFAFAALLAALMLLSSDRLIGTGYFAESSPGGAMLWAHLFWFFGHPEVYIVFFPALGAMAEIFQTFTGRRLVGRKWFIGAMLLVAIQSFVVWMHHMFLTSINLEIKTLFMATTIGISLPFDLMVFSLIYTMLKGKIRFKTPFLFGFGALVLFILGGITGVFLGAVVLDYTLRGTYWVVAHFHYVMVGGVTALVGGLYYWFPKMTGRMYDESLGKVHFAMYFVGFNLLYFPMFLAWETPRRVFEYAPGLTGWHQLSTVGAFLLGSSFLVMFYNLFKSAFVGDEVDGQPWDFASTAEWTVPSPPPLENFPGVPTYASGRLEFEDGGSAQTDGGAVHGKAAALPGSEATEVDHDEHAESHASIWPFVLGAGGFLVLLGLSGLQRGYFPSGTTGGLYIGTAVVGGVVTFGSLVAMTRERFHGPEGPFGESWPFSTVENTKLGLWIFLASDVILFGAFIGAYVFSRVAYGWTDWHHLIPAEHVVLPGLINTYLLLTSSFAVVIAMEFAERENRLGVVSSLLATVGLGVGFLVNKGIEWQHLFHISTDAFSAGWDPGTNIASTTFYVTTGLHGLHVIVGLIIAGYMIIRAWGGAYMGDDKPIEYFGLYWHFVDIVWLFLFPLFYIV
- a CDS encoding cytochrome C oxidase subunit IV family protein; the protein is MSRAKLYTAIYVVLFVLATVQVVVEQAGYLEESYWLAFWAIMVLSAVKAVVVAGWYQHLRWEPRSLTTLMLLGLLGAVALTVAASYSIL
- a CDS encoding GNAT family N-acetyltransferase, with translation MQIRVATEDDVEAIGRVHEASIRGLGSRTYDDEQVGAWAAGVESADYSAVTDENFYFIVAEAGSAAVDDHPVVGFGTLARREPDGYEADVDAEVTAVYVHPDVARGGVGTALLDDLERQARAEGFRSLGLTASTNAVPFYEAHGYERIRERRHEFSGHEGLGVEGTVVEMWKTLD
- a CDS encoding DUF7546 family protein; protein product: MAANTATVDPETLPSERTLWLLLLVAVELLVLAAYFVATGERVLDLRYVVYPFVWINVAAYAVVHTAPVAGSKRTKVAAAAVAVGYLALLAWLVGIVGLHDVGAEATGLSVRLASPGWGPIIAYVAPFGHVTLVPFRVLGYLALSYLVYATVVEAASSSVGGLVGLFSCVSCALPIVSSVGASLTGSTTAALGTVYAFSLDASTLVFVVAVALLYWRPGVSVRASA
- a CDS encoding ABC transporter substrate-binding protein gives rise to the protein MTGHDSDSGVSRRTVLKTTGAAGAAGMAGLSGCLSGLTGGGEPEPLELLHAWSGGDGAAAIEALFEGFQEQHPDIELTSEGIEGAATQNLGQVINEAIRNDEPPSTWQNWPGQALTPFVEADALGDITDSVWSENEMESAYREGPKEQAKGGTDNYVSVPINIHRINNLFYNTSVVEEAGVDPTSLSSPSDVVDACATIASETDAVPFAHQTNGLWSTAQLWATVLLADSGHGAYQSFYEGNPDREAVVSALEIVADLSEYYPDDASSIAFTDANNMVMNGEAAFIHQGDWAAGAYRNTDGFEYGEHWSYVPFPGSEHSYQLNMDAFPYPSDNPTPDETQTFLQYCGSKDAQIRFNRAKGSIPPRGDVDPSEFPQFQQDQIEDFGSVDHQPPSIHHGLALPPATKTSVDEAIGAFIGNYDVETAADELVSAVQ